Genomic DNA from bacterium:
AGATTTCCAGATCTGTTGCATAAATAAGAAGTTGTCCGCTCTTTATTTCGAATAAGAAGTTCTCCAAAATTGGCATTGGTGTTCTGGCAGGAACGGCAGGTATAATCTTGGAAAGTATCTTTTCTAGTATTTTACTGTTTACTTTGAATTCCATTAATTGCTCTCCTATTAAAGCACAGAAAAATACTAAATTTGGAAGGGAATAACAACGATTACAAGCACACAATAGTGTGCTTGCAATCTGTATAAAAACTATAACGTGGGATTAAATTATTTTCTTTCTCGACTATGGGCCAATCGGATCAGGAAGTATTCCTTCTTCCGATACATCATCTGAGCTGGTAACACTTGCATATATTGTATAGGCGCCTTCTTGACTAAGGACACTGGAATAAATAACAAGTATTTTTGTTCCGGATCCAAGAGTTAATGTGCCTGACATTTCTCCTTCGGCGCTAAAACTAGTTGCCCCGGCAGGAATAGAATACACTGTTTCATATTCATATTCTCCTTTATCAATGTCTTGTAGCTCAACTGTTTGACCACTCGGAACATTAACCTGTGTACCGCGGAAGTTTAAATATACATCACCCGCAGCTATGTTCTGCAGGGTAATTTTATTTATTGGTCCATCTGAGCAGCTAAGTAAGCTGATTGATAGTATAACCAAAGCAATATAAATAACTTTTTGTTTCATAACTTTTCTATGGATTGTTATTAGTTTTATTGGCTTTTAGACTCAAAAAACAGACCAAAAAGCATACGAAAATACCAAAATAATTCACCCCAATTTACTATATATGAACACACAATTAATATATATGAGATTATATTTTTACTTAATAATAGTAAATATTACCATGTTAGTATGTTAATTATACAATAACTGCTGTATTTCTAAACACTTAGAAGAGAATCAAAATAGGTATTGATGTTCATTAATTATTAAAAAGAGAGACTTACAATTATTACTGTTAATATCTTCATTTTATTAACAAAGTAACCTCAACATTAGAACAAATTACTAACAACTACGAAGCAAGCTCAACTTTATTTCTAATTTCATCTATTACGTTATTTAAGCTAGGATCCTTAATCTTCATATCCTCAATGCTGTTACAAGCATGAATTACTGTAGAGTGGTCTCTTCCACCGAAATGAAGTCCAATTGTTTTTAAAGAGGACAATGTTAATTCTTTTGCAAGATACATTGCTATTTGTCTTGCAAGAACAATTTCTTTTTTTCTGGTTTTATCACGTATTTTGTTTTCGGCAACACCAAGATGCTCACAAACAACTTTTGTGATGGTTTCAATTGTCAATGTACTCGTTTTTCTGTCGGTAGCAATTTCTTTAACAGTCTTTTTAGCCAGATCGAAAGTAATTTCTTTAGAGCTGAGCGAGACACTTGCTAAAAGTTTAATAAGACAACCCTCAAGCTCTCTTATGTTAGAGGTAATGTTTGAAGCGATGTACTCCAAGATTTCATTGGAAACAACCATTCCATAAGACTCAGCTTTTCGTTTGAGGATAGCTATTCTTGTTTCAAGTTCCGGTGGTTGAATATCGGCGGTTAGTCCCCATTGAAACCTGGAAATTAATCGTTCATCAAGACCCTTCAGATCTTTTGGCGGTTTATCGCTGGATAAGATAATTTGTTTTCTTGATTGATGAAGGGTATTGAAAATGTGGAAAAAAAGATCTTGTGTTTTTTCTTTTCCTATTAAAAACTGAATATCATCTATAATAAGAACGTCCATGCTTCTATAAAAATTTGAAAACTCATTTACTCTGTTAGTTTGAATAGATTCTACAAACTCAACAGTGAAAATATCAGATGACAGGTAAATAACTTTTTTCTCGGGAAAATTTTTTACAATCTGATTTCCAATTGCCTGAATCAGATGGGTTTTCCCAAGCCCCACCCCGCCATATAAAAACAGAGGATTAAAGGAAGTACCTCCCGGGTTATCACTAATTGCACCGGCAGCAGCTCGTGCAAGCTGGTTTCCTTCTCCCTTTATGAAATTATCGAAAGTATATCTGGGATTAAGATTTGATTCAAACGAGTGTTTAATTTTAGGTTTTTCCAAAGTGTTGCTGGAAATATCTCCATTACCTTTGTTTTGTGTTTCGACAACCGGAATATCTTCTGAAATAACATATGTTAGCTTTGCATCATTGCCCAAAACATCTGTAATTGATCTAGAAATTAATCCATTAAAATGCTCATCTATCCACTCCCAAAAAAACTGACTTGGAATTTGAACTTTTAAAGTGCTTTCATTTAATTCAATCGGCTTAATAGGTAAAAACCACGTGTTGTAGGTCATCATAGAAACGTTTTCTTTGATCTTTAAAAGACAGGATTTCCACACGCTAAGGTGGTCGTTAACAGTCATATTTTCTTTAATATCAAGCTGTTCCAATGTTACTTATCCACAGGTTTGGGTTATAATATAGACACTATTATGAGGGCGAAATTAAAAAATGATCAACCTTAAAGTTTAGCTAAGCACAAGTTATGAACATCAGATAATACGGCGTAAATCATAATAAACAAACAACTTCCGGCGCTTTGTAAAAAACTATCACACATGGATGACACCATCAAACAAGAAATTTGCATAGCTGAATTTGTGAAACGTTTCCACAAGAAAGAGAAACTCACAAGTTATCAACATTTTGAAAAGATAGCCGCTCGGTCAAAAAATAATACTTGATTGTGTTCAGAACAAATTAATTTTTACTTTCTTTTGGAAGATAATCGTATCCCTCAACGATGAAAAATAAACTTCTTGATAATAAGGCAGCATCGGGTTATTTTTGTGCTCTTTTTTAATGAAAATGGAGTAGAAAAATGAAAAGAACATATCAGCCGAGCAATAGAAAAAGAAAGAACAAGCATGGATTCCGTGAGAGGATGAAAACTAAAAACGGAAGAACAGTTCTATCGCGAAGAAGATCAAAGGGAAGAAAAAAGCTGACAGTTAGCGATGAATAGTCTTTAGTTTAAAGAAGTGGAAAGGCAAACAAACAATTTTGAAACGCTGAAAAAAGAACTTGATTTCAATCTTGTTTTTAAGAAGGGAAAAACCATAAAATCTGAAGCAGGCTATGTTAAAGCTGCATATTTGTTTGTTGATAACGGAGAGAATTGGAAAGTTAAAACGGCAATCGCAATACCTTCAAAATCTGGAAACAGTGTCTGGCGAAATAGATTTAAAAGACTGATAAGGGAATCTGTAAGACGCGAATTAAAAAAATTAACTGAGATTATTTCTAAAAAAGACTTGTGCCTGCTGATAGTTTTCTCTCCAAACAGGACAAACCAAAGAAACAAAAAAAAATTATTTCTTTATGAAGTCCATTCGGGCGTAACTGACATTCTAAAAAGTATTTCATCGGAAAACAACCACAACTGATTATACAGTGGTTTTCATAATAGTATATAAAATAAATGGAACATCTTGGATAAGAATACAACAATAGCATTTGTACTTATTGGTGCCATATTAATAATCTGGCTTTTTATTAATACCCCTGACCAAGAAAAGCTACAGCCACCAGCAAAGGACACAACATCAGTTGTTGAAAACAAGCCCGGGGAGCTAAAAGAAGAACAGCAGATAGAAGAAAACAAAGCGCTCCAGACCGAATCGGTTCAAGAAGAAACATCTCTTGGATTATTTTCAAGTGTCGCGGTGGACTCGGGACGTATAATAACAATAGAAACAGATCTTGCTATTTATGAGCTGTCAACAAAGGGCGCAAATTTTCACAAGGTTTATTTAAAGAAATTTAACAACTGGTATTCTGCCGATGATAATGATGGAAATTATTATAGCAACTCCGTACAGTTAATTAATTATTCTGTAAGCAACACATATAACATTTCGTTTATAAGTTCAGAAGGAAAAGCAATAAACACAGCTGACCTGAACTTCAGCTCCTCTACTGGAAGCAAACAAACGTTAACAGGGACCGACTCTTTGACCCTAATCTTCAGAATGGAACTTGGTCCGACAAAAGCAATTGAAAAAAAATATTTATTTCGTGCCGGGAGCTACTTAATAAGCAGCGATATTTCTTTTTATGACTTCAATGGAATTATAACCGATAATACTTACGACATTTCCTGGGAATCTGGTATTAGACCTGTGGAAAAAAACATTGTAAACGAAGCGACCTTTTCAAGCGCGGATGTTTTTTACGGTGACGAAAAGGTTGTAGTTGATGCACCCGGAGACGGCGAAAAGATTACTCGGGACTTTAATGGCAGGGTTGATTGGCTGGCAGTGAGAAACAAATACTTTGCCGCGATAATGATTCCTTCTGACCCCAGCCAAATAGAGGGAGCTTATGTTGAGGGGCAAACATTTCCAACCAAAAATCTTGGACTTAAAGAAATTTATAATGTCCGGCTTGTTGTTCCATTTAAAGGTTCGAACCCCGAAAAGCGATCGGTAGATATATACATCGGCCCGGTTGACTATGATCAGCTGAAAGAAATAAACAACAATCTTACTGCGCTGGTGGACTTTGGAACATTTTTCGGATTAAAATTTATTGTCAGACCCATTGCAGAATACCTCTTGCTTCCGTTGTTTAAATTTTTGAATAATTTTATTCCAAACTATGGATTTGTAATAATTGTATTTTCGTTGATAATAAAGATTGTGGTATATCCTCTCACGCGGAAGAGCTTCCAGTCGATGAAAAAAATGCAGTTGCTTCAACCGAAGATCACAGAACTTAAAGAAAAGTTTAAAGACGATCCGCAGAAGATGAATAAAGAAACCATGAAGCTCTATCAAACATACGGCGTAAATCCTGCAGGTGGATGTTTGCCGATACTTTTGCAGATGCCAATATTTATTGCATTGTGGGGACTATTCCAGGCGGCGATTGAGCTGCGACAGCAGCCGTTTATTTTTTGGATAAATGATCTTTCCGTACCGGATGTGATTTTTGATCTCGGTTTTAAGCTTCCTCTTTTTGGCATTCAGGAAATTAGCGGGCTTGCATTATTGATGGGCGTTACGACTTTCTTTCAACAAAAGATGTCTATTAAAGACCCAAAACAACAGGCTCTTGTATATATGATGCCGATTATGCTGACGATTTTATTTATGACATTCCCTTCCGGGCTGAACCTCTATTATTTTATGTTCAACGTTTTTTCAATTGCACAGCAATATTATATAAATCAAAAGAAGGACGATGTTGAACTGGTTCCTGTCGATCCATCAAAAAGAAAAAAGGGATTCATGCAAAGACTTATGGATGCAGCAGAACAACAGGCAAAACAACAACAGAAAAATAAAAAGTAAAAAAGAACCAGAAGAGACTCCCAAAGTCACGCCGACTTTAAAATCCTTTTCATAACTTTGAATCGTGAACTTTTTTAAGAAAATATTTTTAATCATTTTCTTAATGCTTCTTACTAATTTGAATGCGCAGGAAGCAAGGGTTATTTCTATTCAAACAAAGACAAAACACCTTCCTTACGGACTTCACCATAAAATTCTATCGGCTTACCCAGAAGTAGGAATAGCAATGAGCGGCGGTGGTGCCCGGGGTTTGGCTCAAATTGGCGTTCTTAAAGCCTTTCAGGAAGAAGGCATAGACATATCAATGATTGCAGGAACTAGCATTGGAAGCATTATTGGCGGCGCATTCGCTTCGGGATACTCTATTGAAGAATTAGACTCAATAGTTAAAAGTACTGACTGGGACCGGCTTCTCTCAATAAACAATCCATCGGAGAGAAGAGAGCTTTTTATTGATCAAAAAATAGGTGAAGACCGTTCGCTTTTCACATTAAGACTCGATGGATTTAGTCCGGTACTTCCAACATCTTTTAATGAAGGGCTGCGACTTTCTAATTATCTGGCGCTTCTTTGCTTATCTGCGCCCGTCGTTCCGGAAAATAATTTTGATGATTTATTAGTAAGATACAGAGCTGTGTGTACTAACCTGATTGATGGACAGCTGGTTATACTTTCAGACGGTTCTTTGTCGCGAGCAATGAGAGCCAGCTCAAGCGTATCTTTTTTGCTTGCACCGGTTGTGGTTGATACCCTTACCCTTGTTGACGGCGGACTTGTTTCAAACATTCCCATAAACACAGTAATGGATATGGGCGCAGATTACGTAATAGCAATTAACACAACCAGCAACCTTAGGGAAAAAGACGATCTGGAAGTTCCATGGAACATTGCTGATCAAACAGTTAGCATTCCCATGAAGAAACTTGAGCAGGCAGAACTATCAAATGCTGATTTTCTTATAAAGCCCGATATTGACGAATGGACATCGACCGATTTTACAAATATTGACTCGTTGATTTTAACAGGTTACACGTATACAAAAAAACTTACACGAGAGATCGAACGACAGATAGACTCCATTATGATTTTTAACTCGGGGATAGAAATATTCTGGGTGAAAAATCCGGGGACGCCCAAAAACCCGGGTGAATTTGAAAAAGAATATTTGGAGAAATACGCACAGATGGATTCTGTTTCGAGCTACGAGATATTTAAAGATGCAGCAGAACTTTACAACAAAGGATATTTCGACTCGTTATCAGTAATGGTTGAAGAGAAAAAGGACACAAACCAAATAATTTTTCAATATTCACTTAATCCCAAAATTAACGAAGTTGAGATCATCTCAAATGGAATCATGGATTCATCCGGCGCAATATCTCTGATTAATTCGCTCAGCGGAAAACCATATTCAGGCAAATTTATTTATGATGTCGTAAGAAAACAGATTGTTGATTATAAAAGAAAAGGCTTCATATTATTCAAACTAAAAAGTCATAACTTCGATGAAAATACTGGCAAGCTCGTTCTTGAATTTGATGGCGGCTTAATCTCTAAGGTGAACATTAATAGTGAAACAAGCAAAACGGTTATCAACCGGGAGTTAAATATTAAGGCGGGGGGAGTATCTTGTTTATTCTGATCTTGAAAATGGTTTGATGAGACTCAGAGCCAGCGGGCTTTTTGATGATATTAATTTAACGGTAGAACAAAATGATTCCGGCACGTTTCTAAATCTGGATGTCAATGAAAAAATCTCAAGCCTGTTAAAAATAGGATTTTTAGTAGATAACGCTTATAACGCACAGCTTGGTGTTGATATAAGAGATGTTAATCTTCTTCATTCAGGCACCGAACTTGGACTTTTTCTTTTCGGTGGTGCCAGCAACAGAGCATATATTCTTGAGCACATCTCATACAGGATTCTTAACACATATTTTACTTATAAATTGAGCGCATATTATAAATTCAGCGATATAGATGTTTACACTCAAAACACCTCGGAATCCGGCAACACATTCTCGAGTGATTACAGAGGAAAATACCGGCAAATTTTTTATGGTGGATCTTTTTCGATTGGTTCGCAGCTCGAAAAGTTTGGGAAGTTGATCTTCACAGGAAAATACCAGCATGACGAGATTAAAAATAAAGAAGGCACCACAGTAGCTCCTTATGAAACTAAAATCGTAAGCTTAAAGATCGACGCAATTGTTGATAATCAAAACAGATATCCATATCCCGATGACGGTCTTTTGTTTAATGGTATTTATGAAACTGCTCAAAGTTTTCTCGGCGGCGATGAAAGCTATCTTTTGTTCAGCGCGGATCTGAGATATTATTTTAAATTGTCTCCACGCCAGGTTCTTTCACCAAGGATTCAGATTGGTTTTGGAGATAAAACCCTTCCGCTTAGCGAACAGTTTATGCTTGGTGGATTATATTCCTTCTTCGGCGCACACCAGAACGAGTTCAGAGGAAGGCAGATATTTTTAACCTCTGTTATGTATCAATACAAGCTTCCGTTTAAAATATTTTTTGATACTTATACATGGTTCAGGTATGATGTTGGTTCTACGTGGGAACAACAAGAACAAATAAGATTTAAGGATTTACGGCATGGCATAGGCGGAGCGATTTCATTTGATACACCGGTCGGCCCGGCGGACTTTTCAATTGGCAGAAGCCTTATAATTAGTCAGGGATTGACGGAAGATTCCTTTGTGTGGGGTGACGTATTGTTTTATTTTTCCATTGGGCACGCAATCAATTTTTAGCTAAGAGCAAATCACTGTACGAAGTAGTTATCAGATCTTCTTTAGTTAATCCAAACAAATCAAGATAATAACTACATTGCTTATACAGTTTCTTTTCTCCTATGCTGCCATCCAGGTCAATTGCCTCGATTTCAACAAAGCTGCCCAGCCCGCGAACAACATCAAGGTGAAACTTTACGTTTTCTATAAAATATATTTCCCGATTCTTATCGACAACAACCCTAATTCCCAAAGATCCTGTTAATATTTCTTTTAAATTTGAACCGGGAAGGTTTTTGTAGAGGATAACTACGGATTTTTTGGGCTCGGCAATATCTTCTCTTTCATAATAGATGAGGTGGTTCTCAATATTTCCTTCTCTTAATTTTAATCTGCCTTGGTTAACTTTGAAATATGTATCTACCTGATTATCTGTTCCCCTAAAATCGGCACCGCACTTTTTTAATGTTTCTCTTATTTCTTCAATACGGGATGTTCTTGCCTTTATTTCTATATTGATGTGAGCCATAGAAGTTTAAAAATGTGACCGCAAAAGGAAAACTATTTACCTGTCCTTTTATCGACAGCGAGTTTATAAAGTTCGACGTACTTTTCAGCGGACCGGGTCCAGCTAAAGTCTAACGCCATTCCGTTTGCTTGAATTTTTTTCCAGATTTTCGGTTGCTTGAAAGTATTGACAGCTCGCTCAACAGATTTGTATAATGCATAACCGGAATAGTCATAAAACGAAAAACCGTTCCCGTCTTTAAATCCAAAATGACTTTGTTCATCCCAGTCTTTTACTGTGTCTGCGAGACCTCCGGTTTTTCTTACAATCGGAACCGTTCCATATTTAAGACTGTAAATTTGATTAAGTCCGCAAGGCTCATATCTTGAAGGCATTAAAAACATATCGGCGCCAGCCTCGATCAAATGAGAAAGCTCGTTGTTATAACCAATGTATGCGCCAACTTTTCCCGGAAACTCAGTTGAAAGCCATCTGAACAGATCTTCGAATTTATCTTCTCCGCTTCCAAGAATAATCCATTGAGCTTCAAGATTCATAAGTTCATTTATTGAATCAGCAAAGATATCAAATCCTTTTTGCGTCACCATTCTGGATACGATTCCAATCAGCGGAATATTTACATCTGGCTTGATACCAAAATGATTAAGCAAATATTTTTTATTTAGATATTTTCCGCCCATATCGTTTATCGAATATTTATATGGAATATGCTTGTCTGTTTCGGGGTTCCAGATATTATAATCAACACCGTTCAGTATTCCATACAAATCTTCCTTTCGCTGCCGCAGTGTTGATTCAAGCCCGGCACCGTATTCTGCGGTTAGTATCTCGTGAGAGTAAGTGTTGCTTACTGTATTAATGATATCAGAAAAAGACACGCCGGCTTTTAAAAACGACACACCGCCTGTTTGCTCGATTGGGCTTCCTGAATAAAATAAATCGCCGCGTATCTCTGCGCCGAACAAAACTGATTTTGAAAACAATCCCTGGTAGCCAATATTGTGAATTGTAAGCAATGTTGCGGTCTTATCGAAAAATCTATCCCAGCTATAATTATCTTTGATGAACAACGGAAGTAAGCCTGTTTGCCAATCATTGCAATGAATAACGTCCGGCGCCCACTGAAGTCGCTGCAGCGTTTCAATTACTGCCTTGGAGAAGAGGATAAATCTTTCATCTTCATCATGATCGTTTGTATAAATAATGTGACGATAGAAGTAATGTGGACAATCAACAAAATAAACATCAACTTCGGTTCCTGGCAATTTACTCTGGTGAACATGAACTGAACGGATTATGCCATTAATTCTTATTGGCATTTCTCCAATATTCCAATTGTACTTTAATCCATGTCTGTTTTCATCAATCAGGGAGTATTTGGGAACAAATATTTTGACATCACATCCAAGTTTTGCAAGTTCAGCAGGGAGCGAACCGGCAACGTCGGCTAGTCCGCCGGTTTTTGCGTAAGGAACACATTCGGTTGAAACAAAGGCAATTTTCATGAAGGCACTTTCTATTATCAGCGAAAATTTGAAACAATAAAAATATTAATTTTAATGTGAATAATAAGACATAATGGATTAAATTTCATTCGGGTTTATCAAAATTTTTAACGGATAATGATGGAAAAAAACATTAATGATCTAAAGGTTTTCCTATCGGGCAGCAACAACTTAAAACCAATAGTGTTTATTCATGGGTTCCCTTATGACCACCTAATGTGGAAAGACCAAATTGAGTATTTCGGCAAATACTATCTCTGCGTTTCTTATGATATCCGTGGACTAGGCAATTCTCCCGCAGGCGACGGACAATTTACTATGGAGGCGTTTGTTGATGACCTGGAAAAAATAGTTGACGAATTAAATTTAGAAAAACCCATTCTCTGCGGACTATCAATGGGTGGCTATATTTCATTAAGGGCCATGGAGAGATTTCAAAGTAAATTTAGCGCGTTGATTTTATGCGATACCAAATCTGAAGCAGATAATAACGAGGGAAAATTAAAAAGAGTTACGGCTATAAAGCAGATAAACTCAGGCGGGTTTGATGAATTTATCGAAGCTTTCGTCCTGAACTGCTTTGGCGAAATGTTTGTAAAAGACAATAATACAGAATATAAAAAAGTTGTTGATCGATCTAAAAAGAATAATCAGATTGGAGTTAAAGGCTGTTTGCTAGCAATGCTTGGCAGAACGGACACTACCGCAACTCTTCCAAATATAAAAATTCCTACTCTCATGATTGGCGGAAGCGAAGACAATCTTACACCACCGGACGTAATGATGTCAATGGCAGACAAAATTCCCAACGCGAAATTTGTTTTAGTTGAAAAGGCCGGACATATGACGCCCATCGAAAATCCTAATGCTGTTAATAAAGCGATTAAAGATTTTCTAACAAAGAACAATCTTTAACATCGATTACAAATATGCACAATCATCAGCACTCAGGAATTTTTGAGATAATACTTGGTTCGTTAGCAGATACCTATCTGATGATACCGGTTCTATTTCTTTTGTATTTTCTTCTTGAATATTTCTCTCACACTAAACAACTAGATCTAATTTCTAAATTAAAAATTTCAGGACCACTTGGCCCGCTTGCTGGAACACTACTTGGAATAATTCCCCAATGCGGGATGTCAGTATTTGTAACAACACTTTTTCTTTCACGTCGCGTAACTCTAGGAACTCTTATAGCAACATATCTTGCTACATCTGACGAAGCTTTACCGGTTCTGATTGCTCATCTTGAGCAATCAGAAATGATATTTTATATAATCGGATTGAAGTTATTAATAGGCGTTGTTTCGGGTTATGCTATTGATTTTGCATTGGGTAATAAACTTTATGATGGTCCTTTGCCCGAAGTCAAGTCATCGCATGCAGTAGAAATAAAACACGAGTTGGAAAAAACCATTTATAAGGAAATTACCCTGCATGCAATTAAAAGAACACTTAGAATTTATTTCTGGGTGCTGCTGATAACGATAGGAATATTATTAATTTTATCTTTATTTGATTCTGAGCAGCTTGTTAAATCAATTCAAGCTCATCCGAACATTCAGATTTTTGCAGCCGCACTATTTGGGTTAATTCCAAATTGTGCTGCATCAATAGCAATTGCAGAAGCTTTTTTGCATACAGGATTATCGATTGGGGCCACTATTGCTGGACTCAGCACGGGGGCAGGCTTTGGCCCGATCGTATTATTTAAAGATGGAAATATGAAAACCGCGTTCCGCGCTCTGATAATTGCTCTTTTAGTTTCAATTATCTGGGGATATCTTATAAATTATTTCGCTTAAATCAATTATTGTATAAAATTCTCATGTCTTCTGAATCAAGCCGTTTCTTTACCCACTCATTTACTTTTTCTTTGTCTTTATTAAGCAAGCCCTTTCTGTTTGTTTCGAATACAACCAGTTTTATTTTTTTGGGAACCGAGGCCGTATCCTGGAAAACAAAGGAGTCAGAGATTGAACATCCGGTGATTTGAGGAAAAACAGCCCGGATCTCTTCTAAAACTTGCTTGCCGATCATTCCTTTATTCATCAAACTGTCAACCTGTTTTTCTTTATTTATCAACGCCATCTTCAAAGTATTAATTTCGAGCTGAAGTTTTTCAGCCTCACTCGTTTTTGTTCTCAATGCTTCTAGGGTAAAACCCTGTTGAATTTCAATTGATGATTCATCTATTAAGAAGTCGTTGGCTCTCTGCTTTATCTGATTTTTCTGGTCTTCGGTGAGGGCAGATCCACCATAGATTAATTTTATATCT
This window encodes:
- a CDS encoding arsenic efflux protein, with protein sequence MHNHQHSGIFEIILGSLADTYLMIPVLFLLYFLLEYFSHTKQLDLISKLKISGPLGPLAGTLLGIIPQCGMSVFVTTLFLSRRVTLGTLIATYLATSDEALPVLIAHLEQSEMIFYIIGLKLLIGVVSGYAIDFALGNKLYDGPLPEVKSSHAVEIKHELEKTIYKEITLHAIKRTLRIYFWVLLITIGILLILSLFDSEQLVKSIQAHPNIQIFAAALFGLIPNCAASIAIAEAFLHTGLSIGATIAGLSTGAGFGPIVLFKDGNMKTAFRALIIALLVSIIWGYLINYFA